A stretch of Procambarus clarkii isolate CNS0578487 chromosome 80, FALCON_Pclarkii_2.0, whole genome shotgun sequence DNA encodes these proteins:
- the LOC138357949 gene encoding LWamide neuropeptides-like, translating into MVDWVSLGSGASLGSGASLGSGQVWAVGKSGQWGKSGQWASLGSGASLGSGQVWAVGKSGQWGKSGQWASLGSGASLGSGASLGSGQVWTVGKSGQWGKSGQWPSLGSGASLGSGQVWVVGKSGQWGKPGQLASLGSGASLGSGQAWAVGKSGQRGKSGQWTSLGSGQVWAVGQVWTVGKSGQWGKSGQWSSLGSGQVWAVGQVWAVGKPGQWGKSGQWGKSGQWASLGSGQVWAVGKPGQWASLGSGQVWAVSKSGQWASLGSGQVWAVGKPGQVWAVGKSGQWGKPGQWGKPGQWGKSGQWGKPGQWGKSGQWGKSGQWGKPGQWGKPGQWASLGSGQAWSVGQAWAVGKPGQWAVVVILNNQYIFTLVNNLVLSAHI; encoded by the coding sequence ATGGTCGATTGGGTGAGCCTGGGCAGTGGGGCAAGTCTGGGAAGTGGGGCAAGTCTGGGTAGTGGGCAAGTCTGGGCAGTGGGCAAGTCTGGGCAGTGGGGCAAGTCTGGGCAGTGGGCAAGTCTGGGCAGTGGGGCAAGTCTGGGCAGTGGGCAAGTCTGGGCAGTGGGCAAGTCTGGGCAGTGGGGCAAGTCTGGGCAGTGGGCAAGTCTGGGCAGTGGGGCAAGTCTGGGCAGTGGGGCAAGTCTGGGCAGTGGGCAAGTCTGGACAGTGGGCAAGTCTGGGCAGTGGGGCAAGTCTGGGCAGTGGCCAAGTCTGGGCAGTGGGGCAAGTCTGGGTAGTGGGCAAGTCTGGGTAGTGGGCAAGTCTGGGCAGTGGGGCAAGCCTGGGCAGTTAGCAAGCCTGGGCAGTGGGGCAAGCCTGGGCAGTGGGCAAGCCTGGGCAGTGGGCAAGTCTGGGCAGAGGGGCAAGTCTGGGCAGTGGACAAGTCTGGGCAGTGGGCAAGTCTGGGCAGTGGGGCAAGTCTGGACAGTGGGCAAGTCTGGGCAGTGGGGCAAGTCTGGGCAGTGGTCAAGTCTGGGCAGTGGGCAAGTCTGGGCAGTGGGGCAAGTCTGGGCAGTGGGCAAGCCTGGGCAGTGGGGCAAGTCTGGGCAGTGGGGCAAGTCTGGGCAGTGGGCAAGTCTGGGCAGTGGGCAAGTCTGGGCAGTGGGCAAGCCTGGGCAGTGGGCAAGTCTGGGTAGTGGGCAAGTCTGGGCAGTGAGCAAGTCTGGGCAGTGGGCAAGTCTGGGTAGTGGGCAAGTCTGGGCAGTGGGCAAGCCTGGGCAAGTCTGGGCAGTGGGCAAGTCTGGTCAGTGGGGCAAGCCTGGTCAGTGGGGCAAGCCTGGGCAGTGGGGCAAGTCTGGGCAGTGGGGCAAGCCTGGTCAGTGGGGCAAGTCTGGGCAGTGGGGCAAGTCTGGTCAGTGGGGCAAGCCTGGTCAGTGGGGCAAGCCTGGGCAGTGGGCAAGCCTGGGCAGTGGGCAAGCCTGGTCAGTGGGGCAAGCCTGGGCAGTGGGCAAGCCTGGGCAGTGGGCTGTCGTTGTGATATTAAACAATCAATACATATTCACACTAGTCAATAATTTAGTACTTAGTGCCCACATATAA